TGATGGTGCTCGGCGGCGCTGCCGCGGGCGGCGCCTACGTGGGCGGCATGTTCTTGTACGGCACCTGGCCTAGCGTCATGAACGCCGGCTACGCGCCCGAGCAGCCCGTCCCGTTCAGCCATAAGCTGCACGCCGGCGAGCTGAAGATGGACTGCCGGTACTGCCACAACACCGTGGAGTCATCGGCCCACGCCGCGGTTCCGGGCACGAACGTGTGCGCGAACTGCCACCGTGGGCCGGGCGCGGACGGCAACAACACGACCACCGCCGTGCACACCGCGAGCCTCAAACTGCTGCCGATCCGCGAGGCGATCACCACCGGCGAGCCGATGCAGTGGGAGCGGGTCCACGACCTGGGCGACTACGTCTACTTCAACCACAGCGTCCACGTGAACCGGGGCGTCAGCTGCGTTGAGTGTCACGGCCGCGTCGATCAGATGGAGCGGGTCGAGCAGATGAAGCCGCTGAGCATGAGCTGGTGCCTGGAGTGCCACCGCAATCCCGCGCCACGGCAACGCGACCCCGACCAGATCACCAACCTGGCCTGGAGCCTCGACGGCGACGTCGACCCGCAGGCTTACGGCGAGGAGCTGCAGAAGAAGCACGGTTGGAGCTCGCAGGCGCCGACTAGCTGCTCCACCTGCCACCGGTAGACAACGGGACCTCTCACGCAGGCCCCGCAACCAGGCCGCCCGCGGCCTTTCCGCAACGCGCAACCGATCACAAGTCAGCCTCACGCGATGAGCGAAGCAACCACTCAAACCCGCACCAGCTCCCCCAAGTCGGGCCCCAGCAAGTACTGGCGCAGCATCGACGAGCTGCAGCAGACCCCCGAGTTCCTGGAGTTTGTGCACCGGGAGTTCCCGCAGGCCGCGGACGAGATCCCCGCAGGCGTCAGCCGCCGGCGTTGGATGCAGCTGATGAGCGCCTCGTTCGCGCTGGCCGCTGTGCAGGGCTGCCGGTGGAAGACCGAAACGATCGCCACGTTCTCCGATCGCCCCGAGGGTTACGTCCCCGGGTCGATCACCAAGTACGCCACCAACATCGATTGGGCGGGCGCGCCCCGGCACCTGCTGGTCTCGTGCTACGACGGCCGCCCCATCAAGGTTGACGGCAACCCCAATCACCCGGCCAGCCGGGGTGGCAGCGACTCGTTCAGTCAGGCCGCGACGCTTTCGCTGTACGACCCCGACCGCCAGCAGCAGCCCATCGACCGCAGCGGCAAGGAGGCGCAGGGCGTCGACTGGGCCGACGTCGAATCGCGCTTGGGCGAGCTCGCCACCAAGCTCGGCGAAGGTGGGGGCGCCTCGCTGGCGGTGCTCAAGCAGCCAACCAGCTCGCTGTCGATCGACGCCGCACTCAAGTCGCTGCTGGAAAAGTTCCCGCAGGCCAAGCTCTACGAGTATGCCCCAATCTCGCGCGAGGCCGAGCTTGCGGGCGCCGAGCTCGCCTTTGGCGAGCGGGTCCGCACCCGCTACAGCCTGGCGGACGCGAAGGTAATCGCCTGCTTCGACTGCGACCTGCTGAAGGACGACCCCGAGTCGATCGCGCTGTCGGCCGACTACGCTGAGGGCCGCGACCCCGACGGCGAGATGAACCGCCTGTACTGTGTCGAGAGCCAGTTCAGCATGACCGGCGGCTGCGCCGACCATCGCCTGCCGTTGAAGTCGTCGGCCGTCCCGGCTGCCCTGTCCAAGCTGCTGGCTCTGGTCGAGAGCGGCGAGGTCACCGTGCCGGCGATTGCCGAAGACGCCAAGTCGCCGACCGAAGACCAGTTCCTGGCCGCCCTTGCCCAGGACCTGCTCGCCCACAAGGGGGCGGGCGTGGTCGCGGTGGGCGGTTGCCAGTCGGCCGAGTCCTTCGCCTTGGCCCACAAGATCAACGCGGCTCTGGAGAACGCCGGCCAGACGGTGCTCTACTCGGCCGAGCCGCAGGGCGCCGCCGAGGTCAAGCCGCTCGCGGACCTGGCCGGCGAGATCGCCGCGCGGCGCATCGACACGCTGGTGATCCTGGGCGGCAACCCCATCTACGACGCGCCGGTCGACCTCGACTTCGCGAAGCGGCTGGGCGAGGTAGAGACCTCCATCCACCTCAGCCCCTACGACGACGAAACCTCGCAGGCCTGCACCTGGAGCCTGCCGGAGACCCACCCTTTCGAGTCGTGGGGGGACACCCGCGCCTGGGACGGAACGGTCTGCGTTCAGCAGCCGCTGATCGAGCCGCTCTTGGGCGGCAAGTCGGCCCTGGAACTGCTGTGCCTGATGGCGGGCGTCGAAGAGTCGCCCCGCGAGTTCGTCCGTGCTGCGGTGGCCGATCAGGCCGGCGGGCTGGACGACGCCGGCTGGGAGCAGCTGGTGCACGACGGCTACCTTGCCGACAGCGCCGCCGAGGCGGCCAGCCCAGGCGTGCAGGACTTCGAGTTCGAGCCCGCCGCGGCCGGCGAGATGGAGGTGGTGCTGACCGTCAGCGAGAGCACCTACGACGGCCGCCTGGCGAACAACGGCTGGCTGCAGGAAACCCCCGACTTCATTACCAAGCTCACGTGGGACAACGCGGCCCTGATCAACCCCGAGACCGCCAAGTCGCTCAATGTTGGCCAGGGGCAGATGGTCACGGTCACGGTCGGCGAGCGTTCGCTCGAACTGCCGGTGTTCATCCAGCCCGGCCAGGCGAAGAACTCCATCGGCGTGGCGCTGGGGTACGGCCGCAAGGCCGCCGGCCGCGTGGGCGGCCTGCTGAACGAGTCGGGCGGCGCGGTGCAGGGACTGTTCCCGAACGGGATCTACGGCACCTGGGTGCCGATCTCCGCGGCACCGGTTGGCTTTGACGCCTACCAGCTGCGCACCACCGATGGCGCCCGCGTGCTGACCGATGGCGTGAGCGTGAAGGGCGCCAGCGGCAAATACACGCTGGCCACCACCCAGGACCACCACGCCATCGACGTCGGCGGCCTGGAGGCGATCACCGAGCGTTCCTTCGAGTTCATCCGCGAGGCGTCGCAGGACTTCTACAAGGAGCACCCGAAGTTCGCCCAGGAGATGGGCCACCACATCGCGACCGAGAACCTATGGAAGGAGCCCAGCTTTACCCGCGAGTCGGACGCCGGCGACATCTCGCCGGACCGCTACAAGTCAACCACGGGCAACGCCTGGGGCATGGCGATCGACCTCAACAAGTGCGTCGGCTGCAACGCCTGCTCGGTCGCCTGCCAGGCGGAGAACAACGTACCGGTGGTCGGCAAGGACATGGTCAGCCGCGGACGCGAGATGCACTGGATCCGCATCGACCGCTACTTCCGCAGCCACGACGGCGAGTTCTCCGAGAGCCCGACCGTGGTCCACCAGCCGGTCGCCTGCCAGCAGTGCGAGACCGCCCCGTGCGAACAGGTGTGCCCCGTCGCAGCGACGATCCACAGCGCCGAGGGCCTCAACGACATGGTCTACAACCGCTGCATCGGCACGCGGTACTGCGCCAACAACTGCCCGTTCAAGGTCCGCCGCTTCAACTACTTCCACTACAACTGGGAGCTGGAGCGTGAGGACTGGCCGGCCGGCAAGATCAACGAGTCGAAGGTCAACGCGAACCGCGAGCTGCAGCGGCTGGTGATGAACCCCGAGGTGACCGTGCGTCACCGCGGCGTGATGGAGAAGTGCACCTACTGCACGCAGCGGATCTCGGCCGCCCGCATCGAGGCGAAGGTCGAAGGCCGCTCGATGGCCGATGGCGATGTCGTGGTCGCGTGCCAGGAGGCGTGCTCGACGAACGCCATCACCTTCGGCGACCTCAACGACGAGAACAGCAAGGTCGCCCAGGCGCACGCCAGCGGCCGCGCCTATGGAATGCTTGATGGCCTGCACCTGCGGCCCCGCACGCAGTACCTGGCCCGCATCCGCAACCCGCACCCGGCCCTCAAGCAGTTCCAGCCGCCCAACCCCGAGATCCACCACGGCGGCCACGGCGACGACCACCACGACGAGGGCGGGCACGGCGAAGCCGGCCAGGGCGAGGACGGCGCCGAACAAGATCACGCCGAAGCCAATCACACCGCCTAGCGAAAACCAAACGCCGGCCGCCCCACGGGGCGGGGGTGCCAAACTACTACCAAGCACACGTTCACTATGGCCACAGCCGACATCGCCTTTGGCAACCCGGACATCTCGCCCACCGAGGAGTGGGTCGAGCCGCACCTGGTGCAGGGCGACCAAACCTACGACTCGATCACCGAGACCGTCTGCCGGATCGCCGAGAACTCGCGGCCCCCGATCGCGTGGTTCGTCGCGTTCTTCGTGGCCGCCAACACGGCCGCCATGTTCGGCGCGCTGATCGGCTGGCTGCTGATCACCGGCGTGGGCGTGTGGGGCAACAACAACCCCGTGTTCTGGGGCTGGCCAATCGTCAACTTCGTGTTCTGGGTCGGCATCGGCCACGCCGGGACGCTCATCTCGGCGATCCTGTTTCTGTTCCGCCAGCACTGGCGGACCAGCATCAACCGCTTCGCCGAGGCGATGACCATCTTCGCGGTGGTCTGCGCCGGCACGTTCCCCGGCATCCACGTGGGCCGGGCGTGGTTCGCCTACTGGCTGTTCCCGCTGCCGACGGCTCAGCTGTCGATGTGGCCGCAGTTCCGCAGCCCGCTGCTGTGGGACGTGTTCGCGGTCGGCACCTACGCGACGGTGTCGCTCTTGTTCTGGTACATGGGCATGATCCCCGACCTGGCCACTCTGCGGGACCGGGCCAAGCACCCGGTGCGGCGGCTGGCCTACGGGATCCTGTCGATGGGCTGGACCGGCTCGGCCGGGCACTGGCACGTTTACGAGAAGGCCTACGGCCTGCTCGCCGCGTTAGCGACCCCGCTGGTGCTCTCGGTGCACACGATCGTTAGCTTCGACTTCGCGGTCTCCCAATTGCCGGGCTGGCACACCACGATCTTCCCGCCGTACTTCGTCGCGGGCGCCGTGTTCAGCGGTTTCGGCATGGTGCTCACGCTGATGGTGCCCGCCCGCGAGTGGTTTGGCCTCAAGGACCTGGTCACGACGCGGCACCTGGAGAACATGTGCAAGATCATCATCGCCACCGGGTCGATGGTCGG
This genomic interval from Posidoniimonas corsicana contains the following:
- a CDS encoding cytochrome c3 family protein, encoding MDRFHFPPWVNTFTLMVLGGAAAGGAYVGGMFLYGTWPSVMNAGYAPEQPVPFSHKLHAGELKMDCRYCHNTVESSAHAAVPGTNVCANCHRGPGADGNNTTTAVHTASLKLLPIREAITTGEPMQWERVHDLGDYVYFNHSVHVNRGVSCVECHGRVDQMERVEQMKPLSMSWCLECHRNPAPRQRDPDQITNLAWSLDGDVDPQAYGEELQKKHGWSSQAPTSCSTCHR
- a CDS encoding TAT-variant-translocated molybdopterin oxidoreductase encodes the protein MSEATTQTRTSSPKSGPSKYWRSIDELQQTPEFLEFVHREFPQAADEIPAGVSRRRWMQLMSASFALAAVQGCRWKTETIATFSDRPEGYVPGSITKYATNIDWAGAPRHLLVSCYDGRPIKVDGNPNHPASRGGSDSFSQAATLSLYDPDRQQQPIDRSGKEAQGVDWADVESRLGELATKLGEGGGASLAVLKQPTSSLSIDAALKSLLEKFPQAKLYEYAPISREAELAGAELAFGERVRTRYSLADAKVIACFDCDLLKDDPESIALSADYAEGRDPDGEMNRLYCVESQFSMTGGCADHRLPLKSSAVPAALSKLLALVESGEVTVPAIAEDAKSPTEDQFLAALAQDLLAHKGAGVVAVGGCQSAESFALAHKINAALENAGQTVLYSAEPQGAAEVKPLADLAGEIAARRIDTLVILGGNPIYDAPVDLDFAKRLGEVETSIHLSPYDDETSQACTWSLPETHPFESWGDTRAWDGTVCVQQPLIEPLLGGKSALELLCLMAGVEESPREFVRAAVADQAGGLDDAGWEQLVHDGYLADSAAEAASPGVQDFEFEPAAAGEMEVVLTVSESTYDGRLANNGWLQETPDFITKLTWDNAALINPETAKSLNVGQGQMVTVTVGERSLELPVFIQPGQAKNSIGVALGYGRKAAGRVGGLLNESGGAVQGLFPNGIYGTWVPISAAPVGFDAYQLRTTDGARVLTDGVSVKGASGKYTLATTQDHHAIDVGGLEAITERSFEFIREASQDFYKEHPKFAQEMGHHIATENLWKEPSFTRESDAGDISPDRYKSTTGNAWGMAIDLNKCVGCNACSVACQAENNVPVVGKDMVSRGREMHWIRIDRYFRSHDGEFSESPTVVHQPVACQQCETAPCEQVCPVAATIHSAEGLNDMVYNRCIGTRYCANNCPFKVRRFNYFHYNWELEREDWPAGKINESKVNANRELQRLVMNPEVTVRHRGVMEKCTYCTQRISAARIEAKVEGRSMADGDVVVACQEACSTNAITFGDLNDENSKVAQAHASGRAYGMLDGLHLRPRTQYLARIRNPHPALKQFQPPNPEIHHGGHGDDHHDEGGHGEAGQGEDGAEQDHAEANHTA
- the nrfD gene encoding NrfD/PsrC family molybdoenzyme membrane anchor subunit codes for the protein MATADIAFGNPDISPTEEWVEPHLVQGDQTYDSITETVCRIAENSRPPIAWFVAFFVAANTAAMFGALIGWLLITGVGVWGNNNPVFWGWPIVNFVFWVGIGHAGTLISAILFLFRQHWRTSINRFAEAMTIFAVVCAGTFPGIHVGRAWFAYWLFPLPTAQLSMWPQFRSPLLWDVFAVGTYATVSLLFWYMGMIPDLATLRDRAKHPVRRLAYGILSMGWTGSAGHWHVYEKAYGLLAALATPLVLSVHTIVSFDFAVSQLPGWHTTIFPPYFVAGAVFSGFGMVLTLMVPAREWFGLKDLVTTRHLENMCKIIIATGSMVGFAYATEFFIAWYSGNPYEQFTFVNRAFGPYWWAYWIMVTCNVISPQLFWIKAVRTSPMLMFIISIFINIGMWFERFVIVMTLHRDFLPSSWGLFKPTLVDILMLIGSFGLFFTLFLLFCRFLPIIAMAEVKQVMHMEKHGH